Genomic segment of Candidatus Hydrogenedens sp.:
CCTCTTCCTTTTATTATATCACTTACAACTCTAATTCTGTTCTTCTTAAAAAAATTAATAATTTTGTTCTGTATTTTTAAGGGAATTTCATTAAAGAATAGTCGCCTTTTGTCCTTAAGTCTTATATTTTTTAGTTCTTTGAGATTTCCATTTATTATTTCTTTCTCCGGATTTAATTCACCTGTGAAAAGTTTAAGCCAATATGATATTTCTTCATTAAATCCCCACATTTCTTGGTAGCTCGCAACTGTCCTTTTATCTATCTGGTTATAGTCAGAATCGCGATTCGCTTTTTTTAGAGATAGATTTTCAATTTTTATGATGTCCCCAATTCTAATATAAATTTTTATTTGCGCATCTGCTTTTTTGTATTTGACAAATTCCTCATATTCACCTTCTTTTACATCAAATTTATTAACATCTGCTTTTTTTATTCTAACTGGTATTTGAATTGCTTTTACAGATTTGATTTTATTGAGATTATATCCCATAATCTGAAGCCATTCTTGTGCCTCTTTATCTTTTTCCCAGGAATTGAACTTTCTACATATTGTTTGTTCATTGGCAAATCCACCTTTGGCTGTTTTTGAGCCTAATTCTTTCTTATCCATAAAAGACCTCATAAATAAGAATAGTTAAAAGCCATAAACAATTTAGGTAATATTTTATATTACCAAATTTATAATAAAAGATGTGAAAAATAATATCTATCCATCTAACGATAAAGAAGTACTACGATTCGACCTTGCTTTGCTTTAAATATAATACACTTGCTATTCTCAATTTTATATGCATATTTTATTATAGAGTTCACAAAACATGCTATTATTTGATTGCAGAGTTTTATATGGTTTTAAATAAAGATAGCAAGTTAGAAATATGTGAGATTTTTTATAGTATACAGGGGGAGTCTACATGGGCGGGGTGTCCGATGATTTTCATTCGGTTGTCGGGGTGTAATTTAGATTGTTCGTGGTGTGATACGAGGTATGCCTTTGAAAAGGGGACTTTTTTTACTATAGAGGAGATATTGAATATTATCTCCCAGTATAGGTGTAAAAGGGTTGAAATTACAGGGGGAGAACCATTGCTTCAGGAGCCTGTATTGATGTTAATGAAGATGCTGTTAGAGAAAGGATATACTGTTTTGTTGGAGACAAATGGAGCATGTTCGATTAAGGATGTTCCCCCAGGAGTTGTTAAAGTTATGGATATAAAATGCCCTTCAAGTGGGATGGAAAAGCAAATGCTATGGGAAAATATTGATTATTTAAACCCATTTTTAGATGAGGTGAAGTTCGTCATTGCGGACCGAAATGATTATGAGTATGCAGTCGAGAAACTTCATGAGTTCCAATTGGACAAAAAATGTCGGGCTGTCTTATTCTCACCGGTTGCCGGGCGTATATCTTTACAGGAATTTGCCCATTGGATTTTGCAGGATGGTTTGCCAGTGCGATTACAAGTGCAATTGCATCGAATTATCTGGGGCGAGAATACAAGAGGGGTTTGATTTTGTTTTAATCGGTAGATTATTGTTTATGTGTTTGCTATCATCCTTGGGAGTGAAAAGAAATATCACAAATGCTTGAATATAAAAGAGATAGGAGTTCATTTGATATGAAAAAACAACTCTTCTTGTTGTTCTTTGTTGCTGTTTTCCCCTTGTTTTTATCAATTGTTGCTATGGGGCAAGATAATATATCTACAAACACCCCTCCGCCGAAATTGCTCTGGGAGATAGGTACTCCTGATAACAGGTGTTTAGAACTGGCACTGGCTCCTACAAATTATACCCGCTATAGGGAAGATTCCTATTTTATGGTTGGGCATTCTAAACCTGCGGAAGATTGGTGTTATATTCATCCTGGACCCAAGGACGAATGGGCTCAA
This window contains:
- a CDS encoding type II restriction endonuclease, producing MDKKELGSKTAKGGFANEQTICRKFNSWEKDKEAQEWLQIMGYNLNKIKSVKAIQIPVRIKKADVNKFDVKEGEYEEFVKYKKADAQIKIYIRIGDIIKIENLSLKKANRDSDYNQIDKRTVASYQEMWGFNEEISYWLKLFTGELNPEKEIINGNLKELKNIRLKDKRRLFFNEIPLKIQNKIINFFKKNRIRVVSDIIKGRGGLSADWMLVTRYDKNNNTTTWVLKDINFVMNFFGNGKICISPKGSLYIGKITMQRKGGTPDPTKIQFKIKPCELFGSGE
- a CDS encoding radical SAM protein; translated protein: MVLNKDSKLEICEIFYSIQGESTWAGCPMIFIRLSGCNLDCSWCDTRYAFEKGTFFTIEEILNIISQYRCKRVEITGGEPLLQEPVLMLMKMLLEKGYTVLLETNGACSIKDVPPGVVKVMDIKCPSSGMEKQMLWENIDYLNPFLDEVKFVIADRNDYEYAVEKLHEFQLDKKCRAVLFSPVAGRISLQEFAHWILQDGLPVRLQVQLHRIIWGENTRGV